The sequence TAACATTGCATACACAACAAGTGCTATAAAAGCAGGTGCAAAACCGATTCCCGAAATACCCATACTTGATAAAACCCTGCTGTGTTTTGATAGGTATGCAAGTGGTAAAATAAGAGCCCCAAACATCGCTATTGAGGGTATTGTTTGAAATATGTTTAAGATTGCAAAAATCTTTTGGGTGGTTTTTCTTTTCTTGTAGGCTAAAACGCCAAGCGGAAAAGAAATAATCGATGCTGCTAATACACTTGCGAATGATAAATACATATGAGTGGAGATTTCACTTATAAATCTGGATTTTCTTACGTAAAATTCTCTCATTATATCAATCTTATCCAAAAAACCGCCTACTGTAAAAAAGGTAAAAACAAGCAAAAATAGCAATACAACACCTATTTTATATACAGGTTTTGTATTTTTTAGGGAATCTATTACGATCACATATATAAAAAATAGGCTTATCCAAAAACCACTTGCAAACGATATGCGCGCAATGTGGTTTGATAAAAAAACCTCTTTTGCATAACTGCCCCCTGAATATAGGAACAAAATTACTATTAAAACAGTTGTAGAAATATTGATGCATTCTTTGTTTTTTTTGAGTATGAGGTTTAAAAAAATAGATAGTAATATGAATAATTCCAAAACGATAAAAGTATCAGGAGAAATTTTGTAAAAGAGCACACCTCTGCTTTGCGCTATTCGGTTTGGGTAGTAGCTTAAGAATCTAACAAAATATAAAAGGCTGCCGATTGCAAAGAAATTTATAATCGGCAGCAGCGAAGAGTTTCGGATAATGCGCTTTACTTTATAAACCCCTTATTTTTAAGATAATCTTTTGCCACAAAAGCAGCAGGAATTCCTTCTATTGCTATCTTTGCATTGAGAGCCTGAAGGGTTTCTGTTGTTAGGCTTTTAAAAATGGGTTTTAGAATTTTGGCAATTTCAGGGTGTTTATCAAGTGTTTGTTTTCTTATTATCGGTGTTGGTGCATAGATTGGTTCTATGTGTTTTGTGTCTTTTAAAACGATTAAATTTAATGCAGAAAGTGAACCGTCTGTGCCGTATGCCATTGCAAAGTTTACATTATTTATTTTGCGGGCAAGGGCTTTTTCTGTTTGGGTTGTATTGCCGCCTGAAAGTATAATGAGTTGAGAACGTTTAAGTTTGAAACCGTAAGCCTTCTCAAAAGCAGGCAGAGCGTCTTTTCTTGTTGCAAATTCCTCTGAGCAGGCGAGTTTTACAAAACCTCCATTGTTTACATATTTTGCAAAATCCTCAAGTGAGTATATCTTATTTTTTTGAGCAAAACTTTTTCTTGTTGCCAAAGCCCATGTATTATTGGCGTTTGCCGGTGTTAGCCAGACAATACTGTTCTTTTTTAAATCTTCTTTTTTTACAGCCTCGTAGCCTTTCTTGAAGTTTTTGAATATGGTTTTATCCAAATAAGGAAAGAAATAAGCACCGTTTCCTGTGTATTCTGGATATATGTCTATCTCACCGCTTTTTATGGCTCTTCTTAAAATGTTTGTTGCGCCAAGTCCTGTTTTATTTTTTACATTTAACCCGTTATACTTTAGAGCATAGTATATCATATTACCTAAAAGAGCGCCCTCTGTGTCGATTTTAGAGCTTACGATTATCGGTTTTTCGGCTGCCATCAATCTTAAAGGGATAATTGTAAAGATTACCAATAGCAGGATTATAATTTTATTTTTCATTTTCTATACTCCTACCTGTATTCAGGATTTGGATTTTCAAACCTACAGCCTGCATCCCATTTGCTTCTCTGGTTGCCGTATGCCGGTATGCCGCCTGAGTTTTTAAGCATAAGCGCAAAATGTAAAAGATTCCATGTCATAAATGTTGTATTTCTGTTTGTAAAATCATTTTCCGGGCCACCTGAGCCTTCATCGAGATACGATGGCCCAGGACCAATTTCTCCAAGCCATGCAGCATCTGCTTGAGGAGGTATGGTGTAACCTATATGCTGCAAGGAATAGAGTATATTCATCGCACAATGTTTTGCTCCGTCTTCGTTTCCCGTTATTATACATCCTCCAACTTTACCGTAATATATGTACTGCCCTTTTTCATTTAAATCGCCGGATGTTGAGTATAGCCTTTCAATAGTTTTTGTGCAGATAGATGATTTATCGCCTAGCCAAATTGGCGTGCCCAAAATTAGTATATCTGCTTCTTTTACCTTTTCATAAAGCATGGGCCAGTCATCTTTTTCCCAACCCAGCTTTGTCATGTCCGGATATACACCGTATGCTACATCGTAATCAACAACCCTAATCATTTCTACAGATACGCCAACTTTTTCCATTATCGTTTTTGAGACATTCATTAAACCCTCAGTATGGGAGAGCTCCGGAGACTTTTTCAAAGTGCAGTTTAAAAACAAAGCCTTGAGATTTGAAAAATCCCATTTGTTAGAGTTGCATAACTCCTCTTGAAATTTATTTAGTTTCATAAAATTAATCCTCCTTTATTTAAAAATAGCAAAGTTTAAATTACTTGTCAAAAGTGTAGGCTTTGTTTTTTAATAATTTTGCGTTTATTGCAACAATTACAGTGCTTAAAGACATTAAAACCGCTCCAATAGCAGGAGATAAGAGTATCCCGTAGTTATACAGAACACCTGCTGCGAGAGGGATAGCCAGTGCATTGTAACCTGTTGCCCACATTAGATTTTGAACCATTTTTTTGTAAGTTGCTTTTGCAAGATGCACTATAGCAACAACATCCCTTGGATCGTTTCTAACAAGGACAATATCGGCTGATTCAACGGCAATATCTGTCCCAGCCCCTATTGCTATACCTACATCGGCTTCTGTTAATGCAGGGGCGTCGTTTATACCATCACCAGTCATTGCAACAATGAGCCCTCTATTCTTTATTTCTTTTATTTTTTGGGATTTTTCATTCGGTAATACCTCTGCAAAGTATTCATCTATACCAACATTTTCTGAGACCCATTTTGCAACCTCTTTTCTGTCACCAGTTAACATTATGCATTTTATACCCATGGACTTCAGTTTTGATATGGCTTCTTTTGATTCTTCTCTTATTACATCAGCCAACGCCAAGGCTCCTGATAAAACATTATCTATCAAAACATAAACAACTGTTTTCCCTGATTCAATAAGGTTTTTTATGAGTTTTTTGTCAATTGTTATGTTTTTCTCTTTGAGGTAGTTGTGGCTCACGACCATTATGCGTTTGTTGTCTATTATTCCTTCAACGCCTTTTCCGGGAATAGATTTAAAATCTTTTACATTCACTTTTTGTGTTAATTTTTTGGCTATTGTTTGGGCTATAGGATGTTCTGAATAGCTCTCTAAAGCAGCAGCATATTCAAGTAGTTTCTCTTTTGTTATGTTATTCTTGAAGATTACTATATCAGTTATATCAAAACTGCCCTTTGTAAGTGTCCCAGTTTTGTCAAACACTACAGCCTGCAGATTTCTTGCCATCTCAAAAGAGGCTCTATTTTTAATTAAAAGGCCATTTTTTGCTGCTATAGCTGTTGAGGTCGCAACAACCAAAGGAACGGCCAATCCTAAGGCATGTGGGCATGTTATAACCATAACCGTAACCATTCTCTCAAGTGCAAACTCAACTGTTTTGCCAAAAATACCAAACCATACTAAAAATGTAGTTGCACCTGAAGATAGAGCTATAATGGTAAGCCAAAATGCTGCTTTGTTTGCTAAATCCTGTGTTTTTGATTTGCTTTCTTGAGCCTGTTTTACAAGTTCAATGATTTGTGATAGAAATGACCCGTTTTCCGCCATCTGGACTTTAACCTTAATTGCACCGTCAATATTGATAGAGCCACCTATGACGGTG comes from Hippea maritima DSM 10411 and encodes:
- a CDS encoding ABC transporter permease produces the protein MELFILLSIFLNLILKKNKECINISTTVLIVILFLYSGGSYAKEVFLSNHIARISFASGFWISLFFIYVIVIDSLKNTKPVYKIGVVLLFLLVFTFFTVGGFLDKIDIMREFYVRKSRFISEISTHMYLSFASVLAASIISFPLGVLAYKKRKTTQKIFAILNIFQTIPSIAMFGALILPLAYLSKHSRVLSSMGISGIGFAPAFIALVVYAMLPLVRNIYSGLRNVPEDAKQASMGMGMNGIQLLFMVEIPLAIVEILTGLKISLVQTIGNAALAALIGAGGLGVFIFQGLGEASSSLIMLGVLPLVFIAITAEYIMNVIIMFASKRMNGYD
- the osmF gene encoding glycine betaine ABC transporter substrate-binding protein OsmF, with the translated sequence MKNKIIILLLVIFTIIPLRLMAAEKPIIVSSKIDTEGALLGNMIYYALKYNGLNVKNKTGLGATNILRRAIKSGEIDIYPEYTGNGAYFFPYLDKTIFKNFKKGYEAVKKEDLKKNSIVWLTPANANNTWALATRKSFAQKNKIYSLEDFAKYVNNGGFVKLACSEEFATRKDALPAFEKAYGFKLKRSQLIILSGGNTTQTEKALARKINNVNFAMAYGTDGSLSALNLIVLKDTKHIEPIYAPTPIIRKQTLDKHPEIAKILKPIFKSLTTETLQALNAKIAIEGIPAAFVAKDYLKNKGFIK
- a CDS encoding flavodoxin family protein; the protein is MKLNKFQEELCNSNKWDFSNLKALFLNCTLKKSPELSHTEGLMNVSKTIMEKVGVSVEMIRVVDYDVAYGVYPDMTKLGWEKDDWPMLYEKVKEADILILGTPIWLGDKSSICTKTIERLYSTSGDLNEKGQYIYYGKVGGCIITGNEDGAKHCAMNILYSLQHIGYTIPPQADAAWLGEIGPGPSYLDEGSGGPENDFTNRNTTFMTWNLLHFALMLKNSGGIPAYGNQRSKWDAGCRFENPNPEYR
- a CDS encoding copper-translocating P-type ATPase → MSKYKCPKCGMEYDAPGKCEMDGAELIRVESKPNENIDNRTKHHSHAQHHKMMVEDFKKRFVISTITTIPILILSPLVQKIFGIHISFSGSDYILWALSTFIFFFGGWPFLKGLYDELTSKKPGMMTLIALAITTAYFYSSLVIFGVKGKVFFWELATLIDIMLLGHWIEMKSVMGASNALEELTKLMPENAHLLLKDGSIKEVPVGELKSGDIILVKPGEQIPSDGIITEGSTYIDESMITGESKPVSKAKNHTVIGGSINIDGAIKVKVQMAENGSFLSQIIELVKQAQESKSKTQDLANKAAFWLTIIALSSGATTFLVWFGIFGKTVEFALERMVTVMVITCPHALGLAVPLVVATSTAIAAKNGLLIKNRASFEMARNLQAVVFDKTGTLTKGSFDITDIVIFKNNITKEKLLEYAAALESYSEHPIAQTIAKKLTQKVNVKDFKSIPGKGVEGIIDNKRIMVVSHNYLKEKNITIDKKLIKNLIESGKTVVYVLIDNVLSGALALADVIREESKEAISKLKSMGIKCIMLTGDRKEVAKWVSENVGIDEYFAEVLPNEKSQKIKEIKNRGLIVAMTGDGINDAPALTEADVGIAIGAGTDIAVESADIVLVRNDPRDVVAIVHLAKATYKKMVQNLMWATGYNALAIPLAAGVLYNYGILLSPAIGAVLMSLSTVIVAINAKLLKNKAYTFDK